DNA sequence from the Arthrobacter sp. V1I9 genome:
CCCAACTGGGTTGCTTCGCACAGAGCAAGTGGGCAGGAAGGTACATGGAAAGCCGGGACCAATACCCACATACAACCCTCGCCCCCTGCCACGGAGCACGGCAATCACATGCAATGGCCCTATGGACATCTTCGATTACCTGAAACAAGCCGGTGGAGTTGCCCGCACCAGCCAACTCCGCAATGCCGGATTCTCTAAACGGGAGATTGCCAAACTGTTGGACCACGGCGCAATGCAGCCCAGACGAGGCATCTTCCTCGCGCCCGGCTGCAATAAGGAACTCGCGGCCGCGATCCAGCACAACGGCAGGTTGACCTGCGCCAGTGCCGCTGCCCACTACGGACTATGGCAACGAAACCCGCCGAACCAGCTCCACCTGGCCTGCAACCACGGCCACGGCGCAGGCTTTGTCCGGCACCGGTCCATTCGCTTCGGTGGACATCCGCTGCTGCCCGTGGCCGGAGTGGCGGATGTGGTCCTGCACTCACTGGGGTGCCTGCCGCCACCAGCGTCCACCGCTTTGGCCACGTCCGCCATCCGGCTGCACTGCCTGCCGGTGGAGCTGCTGAAACAACAACTCCTCGCTGACCGGTCAGCGCCGGCTCTGCGGGCACTTCGGGAGCTGAACCTCCGCGCCGAATCCATCGTTGAAGTGGATGCCCAGCACCTCTTCCGCACCAATGGCGTTGCCTTCGAACCACAGGTTTTCCTGCCGGGCATCGGCCGGGTGGACTTCCTCCTGAGCGGCTTCCTGATAGTGGAGATCGACGGGTTTGCGTTCCATTCACAACGGGCGGACATGCTGCGCGACCGTGACCGGAACAACTCCTCAACCGTGAAAGGCTACGCGGTCCTCCGCTACATGCCGGAGCACATCTGGTTCAACCAGGAACGGGTTCTGGCCGACATTCGCACGGCACTGGCGCTCAGAGCAAGGACCGCTGGCTGACGGGGCGCGCCTTCCCGCCCAGTTACCGGCCGGCCCGCTGCAATACCTGGCCGCAAGACCGCCATAAGTACCGGAGGCAGTCGGTTAACCGCTTAGGGCCACACGACCAAGTGGGCAGGAAGGCACAAGCCCGAAGAACCGGCAGGGGGTCAGCGGCTGGCGGCCGGAACCAGGACCCAGAGGACTTCGACCGGCTGGTCCGTGGGGTTGACCCAGGTGTGCGGTTCCCGGCCGGGGAAGGTCACGGTGTCCCCGGTACTCAAGTCGTATTCCTCATTAGTGAGGATCAGCTTGATTTTGCCCTTGATAACGTGGAGAACGTCAACATCGCAGTCCACGGCATACAACTCGGTCTCGCCGCGGCCGTGCGGCTCGATGCAGGCCTGGATGATCTGGATGCGCCGCTCCGAGCGGGCCGTGAGCAGGCGCTCCACGATGCCTTGGCCGCCGAGGGAGATCCGCGGCCCATCATTGCGTTTGGTGAGATGGGTTTCCGGCGCCGCAAACAGTTCACCGATGGAAATCGAGAGCACTTGGCAAAGGGTCACGAGCGAAGCTACCGAAGGGGACGTCAGGTCGCGCTCCACCCGGCTAAGGAATCCCTTGGTGAGACCAGTGGCGTCAGCAACCTGCTCGATGGTGAGCCGCTGCGACTGCCGCGCCGCGCGGATCCGGGAACCAATGGCAACAGGTACGTTGCTGGGCTCAACTGGCAGTGCCTTCATCCGAGTACCTTTCATGGCCGGCAACCCGGCCCCGCTCTGGAGCAATACTAATGGCCAGCCGCTTCTGTGACGCCTGGATGGCGCGCGTCGCTGCGTACACCAACATCCCCTTGACTGTTACCACCGTCACAGCCTACTCTTTGGAAAACACCTGTTGCCTATAGGGCAATATTTGAGAATCCACTCTCACTCATCCTCATGCAGCGGTTCCCGGCCGGCCCTTTCTTCCGGAGACCACCCCAGCTGCCAAAAGCTCCAAGGAGTCCAACGTGGACGCAAATGTCATCAACATCGCCATTGTGGTGGTGTACCTTCTCGCAATGCTGGCATTCGGCTGGTGGGGCAAGTCCCGTACCAAGAACAACAGCGACTTCCTGGTCGCCGGCCGCCGGCTTGGCCCGTTCCTTTACACCGGCACCATGGCCGCCGTCGTCCTGGGCGGTGCTTCCACGGTGGGCGGCGTGGGCCTCGGCTACAAGTTCGGCATCTCCGGCATGTGGCTGGTCGTCGCCATCGGCGCCGGCGTCCTGCTCCTGAGCCTCCTTTTCGCGGGGACCATCCAGAAGCTGAAGATCTACACGGTCTCGCAGATGCTCACCCTGCGCTACGGCAGCAGGGCTACCGAGGCTTCGGGCATCGTGATGCTCGCGTACACACTGATGCTCTGCGCCACGTCCACCGGCGCCTACGCCACCATTTTCGTGGTCCTCTTCGACTGGGACCGTGCCATGGCCATTGCCGTCGGCGGCGCCATTGTGTTGATCTACTCCACGGTGGGCGGCATGTGGTCCATCACCCTGGCGGACCAGGTGCAGTTCATCATCAAAACTGTCGGCATCTTCTTCCTGATGCTCCCCTTCACCCTCAACGCCGCGGGCGGCATGGACGGCATCCGCAGCCGGGTGGATGCAAGCTTCTTCCAGATCGACGGCATCGGCCTGCAGACCATCATCACCTACTTTGTGGTGTACACCCTGGGCCTGCTGATCGGCCAGGACATCTGGCAGCGCGTCTTCACGGCCAAGACGGCCAAGGTGGCCAGGTGGGGCGGCGCCACCGCCGGAATCTACTGCATCCTTTACGGTGTTGCGGGTGCGCTGATCGGCATGGCCGCCAGCGTGGCGCTGGCCGACATCGAGATTGCCGCAAAGGACGACGTTTACGCCGAGGTGGCGCAGAGCCTGCTGCCCATCGGCATCGGCGGACTGGTATTGGCAGCCGCTGTGGCAGCAATGATGTCCACGGCATCAGGCGCGCTTATCGCAGCCGCAACAGTTGCCCGCGCCGATGTCCTGCCGTTTGTGGCGAGCTGGTTCGGCAAGAACATCAACACCGAGGACACGGACAACCCCGAGCATGACGTCAAGGCAAACCGCATCTGGGTCCTCACCTTAGGCATCGTTGCCATCGTCATCGCCATCATCACCAAGGACGTGGTTGCAGCCCTGACCATCGCCTACGACATCCTGGTGGGCGGCCTCCTCGTGGCCATCCTGGGCGGCCTGGTCTGGAAGCGCGGCACCGGTGTGGCCGCCGCCGCTTCCATGGCCGTGGGCTCGGTGGTCACGCTGGGCACCATGATCGTCCTGGAGATCAACGCCAAGGCGCCGCTGGACGGCATCTACGCCAATGAGCCCATTTACTACGGCCTGCTCGCATCCGCCGTGGTGTACATCGCGGTTTCCCTGCTGACCAAGCCCACGGACCCCCAGGTGATGCGCAACTGGCAGCGCCGCGTTTCCGGGCAGGACAGCCGGGAGACTTCCGCAGAAGCAGTTTCGGCTCCCTAGCAGCACGTCTCAGGCACGCACGACGGCGGCACCCCACCTTTGCTTTCCAGCGAAGGTGGGGTGCCGCCGTCGTCCGTTCTATTGAGCCTCGCGGAATTCGTCGTCATCCAGCGGGACCACGCGTTCCTCTGCGTCGATGATGACGGGCGGCGTTTGGACTACGGGTTCCTCCGCGTCCAGGAATTCATCCTCGGTGTCCCAGTCTTCTTCACTGACGGGCACATCCTCGGCATAGTCGTAGGCGGGATCGGCTTCTACCGAATCAAGGTGGGGCATGTCCGGGTGCTGTCCGGTGGTGTTCATTGTGCGACCTCCGATTGTTCGCCTCTGACGTGCTCTTTCGGGTGCGCGCTGGCGTGCGCCACAGTTTCATCACAGCACCGCACGGTGCCGTGGTCAAGGGTCAGCGCGTTGGGGGCTCGGGCACCTGAAAACCCTGCGTTTTGAGGGATACCGAAACTCCGGAGTGAGGGAAGCCAGCCGAAAAACCGCGGATTTCCGCGGTAAGCTGGCGGTGCAATGGGGCCGAACCATGCCCCATCCAGCCCAGGAGTTTCCGTGTCTCAGCACGCCGATCCATACCGCAACCGCGCAGCCCCATCAGAGTCGTTTCCCTCAGATTCGGGCCCCGCCGCCACCGGCTCGTCCGGGGCCGCATCCGACCGCCGGCTGGTACCCCAGCCCACCTCCGCGGACATCCGCCGCTGGCGCCAGTACCTCGCAGACGAGCGTGCCGAGGCAGCTGTCTACCGGGACCTGGCGCAGAACCGGCAGGGTGAAGAACGCGAGATCCTCCTGGCCCTTGCCGAAGCAGAGGGACGGCACGAGGCACACTGGCTGGGCCTCCTCGGGGAAAACGCCGGCAAGCCCCGCCCGGCGTCGATGCGAAGCCAGCTGCTGGGGTTCCTGGCGCGGCACTTTGGCTCGGTCTTCGTGCTGGCCCTTGCCCAGAGGGCAGAAGGCCGCTCCCCCTACGCCAAGGACCCCAACGCCACGGACGCGATGGCTGCCGACGAGCAGATCCACGAAGAAGTGGTTCGCGGACTGGCCACTCGGGGGCGCAACCGCCTGGCGGGAACCTTCCGCGCCGCCGTTTTCGGCGCCAACGACGGCCTGGTCAGCAACCTTTCCCTGGTGATGGGCATGGCGGCGTCCGGCGTGGCCAGCAGTGTGGTGCTGCTCAGCGGCATTGCCGGCCTGCTGGCAGGTGCCATGTCCATGGGAGCCGGAGAATTCATTTCGGTCCGCTCCCAGCGCGAACTCCTCGCGGCCACCCGCCCCACCCAGGTGACTTTGGCAGCAGCCCCCAAACTGGACATCGAGCACAACGAACTGCTGCTCGTCTATCTGGCCAGGGGTATGTCCCAGGAGGCAGCGCAGCACCGCGTTGCCGAACGCATGGGCCTCCTGTCCTGCGACTGCGACCCCAGCCTTTCCCTGCAGCCGGAGCTTCCCGAGGCCGAGGACCAGCACGAGGCAGTGGGCACGGCGTGGGGCGCGGCCCTGTCCAGCTTCTGCTTCTTCGCCTCAGGGGCCATTGTCCCCATCCTGCCGTTCCTGTTCGGCATGACCGGCGTAGCAGCCCTGGTGGTGGCAGGTGTTCTCGTGGGCCTTGCCCTCCTGGTCACCGGCGGCATCGTGGGCCTGCTCTCCGGAACGTCACCGCTTACCCGGGGCCTGCGCCAGCTCGCCATCGGGCTGGGCGCCGCAGGGGTCACCTACCTGCTCGGGTTGGTCTTCGGCACCGTCATCCACTAGCAGTAAAGCTCACTGGCAGTAAGGTTCACTAGCAATAGGTCCGTCGGCAGCAGCAAATGAGCGGGACCGGATATTGGGGGTGCAGTAGTGGACGGGCAGCCGCCGCGCCAGGCCGGAAGGCGGGCACGCACTGGAAGCAGCGGCAGGGCCCTTCGATTTGTACTCACAGGTGCCCTGTTCTCCGCAGCATTGCTGGGGGCTGCGCTGGTGCTGGACGATCCCCGGATCAAGGATTTCCTCGATGTCCGCCTCGGCCCCGGCGTCGGCGGGCAAGAGGGCGGCGGCGGCGGCGAGCCCCAAGCTGGAACCGCCGGGAACCCCGGAGGGCAGCCCGCGGCGGAGGCACGGACAGGAGCCCCGCCGGCGGGAGTCGAGGAAGAGGCGGCCCCCTTGCGCGAGCCCGTGCCACCAGCCGTGGGCAGTGATTCCTACCGGTTCCTGGCGGTCAACGGCGACGGCAGCCCGGTTGGTTACTCCCCATGCCGGCCGCTGCACTACGTCATCAACGGCGACCTGGCGCCCGCCGGCTCGGAGTACCTGATTCCTGACGCCATCTCTACTATTTCCGCTGCCACCGGCATAACGTTCGTCTACGACGGCACCACCACCGAACTGCCGTCACCCCAGCGGCCGCCTTACCAGCCCGATGCCTACGGCGAGCGCTGGGCGCCGCTCCTCATCGCGTGGACAACCCCGGAGGTCGCGCCGCAGCTGAAAGGGAAAGTGATCGGCACCGGCGGCAGCACCCACTACGGCTACAACGAAGGCCCCAAGACCTTCGTTACCGGCGGACTTGACCTCGACGCACCGCAAATAGCCGATGAACTGCTGAACCCCGACGGCCACCTCTACGCCACTGCCGTGATCCTGCACGAACTCAGCCATGTGATGGGACTGGACCATGTGGAGGACCCCACCCAACTGATGTACCCGGAGATCGGCACTTCCGAGGGGCTGTCCACAGGGGACCTCAACGGCCTCTATGAGTTGGGCAAGGCGCAATGCCGCAAGGACCTCTGAGCTGCCCTTCCGCGGCCCGCCATCCTGGCTAGCCCTGCAGTACTTCTGCCGCCTCGTCAACCGTATCCACCAGAAAAATCCGGTCCGCCATGGGCCTGCCCGCGGCCAGGCTTCGGAGCATTGGCCACGCGGGATACTGGTGCTCCCAGTGGTGCCTGCCCACCAGCACCATGGGCGTGATTTTCTCGCGTGCGCCATAGTAGTTCTCACAGGCATCCTGGAAGATCTCCTGCACAGTTCCTGCGGCTCCCGGGAGGAAGATGATGCCCCCTTGGCAGAGCTCGAGCAGGATGGCTTCGCGGATGGCATTGGCGAAGTATTTGGCAATGTGCGTGGCGAAGTAATTGGGTGGCTCATGGCCGTAGAACCAGGTGGGGATGCCCAACGACGGCGTTCCATCCGGGTAGCGCTCGACGACGGCGGCCGCCGCGCGCGCCCACGCAGACACCGAGGGACGAAACCCCGGGACGGCGCCAAGCCCTGCCAGCGCAGCCTGCAGCCCGCCGTCGTCCGCTTGGCTCAGGTAGGCCCCCAGGTTGGCTGCCTCCATGGCTCCCGGTCCCCCGCCCGTTGCCACCACGTGCCCGTCCCGGGCAAGCAGCCTGCCCAACTGTGCTGCCTGGGAATAGTCGGCGCTCCCCCGCTGGGCCGCATGCCCGCCCATGACGCCGACTACGGACCGGTTGGAGAAGGGCCCGGAATGGATTGCTTCTTCCAGCGCATCGCCGATTGCGTGGTCGTGCAGAGCTGACGCGAGGGTGGCGTCCAACCGGTGCCGCTGGCCCGGCTGGATGCTCCACTGGTAGATCTGCGCGTCGGGCAGTTCTTCATACGGGGCATCCGCGAGGCCGGTGTAAAGCTCGGCGGGCGAATACAAACCGGCCCGGTAGGGGTTGAAGGGAACTGCGTCGAGGCGCGGGAAAATCAAGGCGCCCCGGCGCCGGAGGGTGTCCTCCATCCCGTCGTCAAAGGTGCAGCCAAGGAAGATGGCGCCTTCAACGTTCACCTGCTCCATGGCAGCGGCCCGCCCGCGAAGGTCAAGCGACTGGGCGTGCCAGCCGTCGAGCTCCGCGCCGCGTCCGCTGACCAGGCGGTCAAAAATAGCGAGGTCATCCACCTCAAGGCTGCGGGGGCTGGGGCCAAGGTTGCCGGATAGATTCATACGTAAGGCTAACGCGTCAGAAATCGGTTGCTCATCCGCCCAGCCTAGTAGGACGCTCCCACATGAGCTCCCCTGCGGAGTCCTTGGCGGGCCCAAAAGTGCCTGCTATTATCGTCAACAAGGTAGTATGTCCTATCAAGCGAACATAGGCTGACATTCGCGGCTCCGGGCAGACCGGACGACGCGGCCACAAGGGAGCGCTTCATGGCGAATCAACTAAACCTCAGCATCGACCGCTCTTCGCCGGTGCCCCTTTACCATCAGGTGGTGCAAGGCATCGAAGCAGCCATCCACACCGGAGTGCTCCCTCCCGGCAGCCGGCTGGACAACGAGATTGACCTCGCCGCACAGTTGAACCTGTCGCGGCCCACCATGCGCAAGGCCATGGATGAACTGGTGCGCTCCGGCCTGCTGGTGCGCAAGCGGGGCGTGGGGACACAGGTCGTGTCCAGCCAGGTCCGGCGCCCGCTGGAGCTTTCCAGCCTCTTTGACGACCTCAGCAACAACGCCGCCAAGCCCACCACAGACGTTCTCACGTTTAGCCACGACGAGGCCGACGACCCGACGCGCGAGGCGCTCCACCTTCCGCCGGGCGCCATGGTGTACCACTTCACCCGGTTGAGGAAAGTGGGCGGGAAACCGCTGGCGCTGATGGAAAACTGGGTCCGCGATGACATCACGCCCCTCACCGAGGAACTCTTGGGCAGCCAAGGCCTGTACTCCGTACTGCGCAACGGCGGAGTGAATTTCCGGCTCGCCACCCAACGGATCGGCGCCGTAGTAGCCAACGAGTACCAGGCCACGCAACTCGACACGGTGCCAGGCTCGGCCTTAGTCACCATGGAGCGGACCGCCGTGGACGATACAGGCCGCAACGTGGAAACCGGACACCATGTGTACCGTGCGGATTCGTACAGCTTTGAAATGACACTCGTACAGCGCTAGTGCAAGGACTACATATCTATGACTAACTGGGTCTACCCCCTGGGCAGTGCCGCCGACGGTGGTTGGGACGTCTCGCTCGGAACCTCCGATTCATCCCTGGCAGTGGATGGCTGGGCCCATACGGGCGTGAAAGTCGCCACCCTCGCGGCCGGGGCCGCCATCGGGCTGCCGGCGGCGGGTGAAGAACGAATAGTAGTTCCGCTCAACGGTTCCTTCACTGTCACAGTCGACGGCGAAGACTATGTGCTGAAGGGGCGCGCTTCCGTGTTCCACGGCCCCAGCGATGTCCTGTATTCGGGGACTGGCCGTGCCGTCACCGTCAGTTCCGAGGACGGCGGCAGGTTCGCGGTTGCCACCGCCCCGGCCAACGCCTCCTACCCCACCCGCCTGGTTACCGGTGCCGAGACCCCCGTGGAGTTGCGCGGAGCCGGCAACTGCTCCCGGCAGGTTCACAATTTCGGCACGCCCGCGGCCCTCGAGGCCGACCGTTTTATCGTCTGCGAAGTGCTCACCCCCGCAGGGAACTGGTCGTCCTACCCTCCTCACAAGCACGATGAGGAAAAGGACGGCGAGACGAACCTCGAAGAGATCTACTATTTCGAGACGCAGGTGGCCGAGGGTTCCGCAGCTCCGGCCGACGCTGACGCCATCGGCTACCAGCGGGTTTATGCCTCGGACGAGCGCCCCATCAACGTCGCGGCGGAGGTCCGCACGGGCGACGTTGTCCTGGTCCCCTACGGCTGGCACGGGCCAGCCATGGCCGCACCGGGCTACGACCTGTACTACCTGAACGTGATGGCTGGACCGGGCCCCGTCCGTCAATGGCTCATCAGCGACGACCCGCACCACGGCTGGGTTCGGCAAAGCTGGGACGGCCTGGACGTCGATCCTCGGCTGCCGTTCACAGCCTAGCGACAAGAAAATGCCCCTCCGGAATTCCGGAGGGGCATTTTCCGTCGCAGCAAATCGCTCACCTGGCGACGCTGACGGCCACCTTCACGGCAACCCCTGTGGCAAGCGACTCCTGGGCAGCATCCGCCACCCGCGAAGCTGCCACCGCGTCCTCGGGTGTGCAGGGGTTGTCCCGCCTGCCCAGGATCAGTTCCACAAAGGCCGCCATTTCGTCACGGTACGCAGCGTCGAACCTCTCGGCGAAAGTCCGGTGCGGCTCCCCTGCAGGGAATCCAATGCCGGGTTCAGCCGAGGCCAGCGCGGCTTTGTCATCCAGCCCTACCAGCAGCGACCGCCGGGACCCCTGGATCTCCAGGCGGACGTCATGGCCAGCCCCGTTGTATCGGGTGGCCGAGACCGTGCCGACCGTGCCGTCGTCGAACGTCACCAGCGCGAGCGCGGTGTCCACGTCCCCCACCGCGGCGATGGCCGGGTCACCGTTGTTGGAACCCTTCGCATAGACCTCAACGATCTCCCGGCCGGTCAGCCAGCGGAGGATGTCAAAGTCATGGACGGAGCAGTCCCGGAACAGGCCTCCTGAGCTGGCCAGGAATTCCACGGGAGGCGGCGCCATGTCGCAGGTGACTGCCCGCAGTGAATGGATCCAGCCCAGCTCGCCCGCCTCGTAGGCGCGCCGCGCCTCAAGGTAGCCGGCATCAAAGCGGCGCTGGTGGCCAATCTGGACCACACCTTGCCGGTCCCGGATGTACTCCAGCACCGGAAGCGCATCCGCCACGTCCATGGCCACCGGCTTTTCGCAGAAGACCGGGATGCCAGCGTCCACGCCGGCCTTGATCAGCTCAGGGTGGGTGCCCGTCCCGGTGGCAACCACCAGGCCGTCCAGCCCAGAGGCCAGCAGCGCCTCCACCGTCGGAAGGAATTCGGCCCCGAGGCCGGCCGCGACGGTCCTGGCGTGGTCTTGGGCCACGTCAGTCAGCCGCAGCCGGACGTTGATGCCTTCCGGATTGAGCGCCCCATTCAGTGTGGCGATGTTGTTCGCGTGCATCACACCGATCCGGCCAACACCCACCAGACCCCAAAATTACATCTTTCATCGCTTTTCCGCCGCATAATCGTTGAAGGCGCCCCGGAAGGCGTCCAGTGCCGCGTCGCTGTCATCCTTTGCCCAGGCTTCCATGCCCACGGTGCCCTCGTAGCCAGCCTCGGCAAGTGCCCCGGCGACTGCCGCGTAGTTGATTTCCCCGGTCCCGGGTTCGCAGCGTCCAGGGACGTCGGCCACCTGGATCTCGCCGACGTACGGCAGGGCTGTCCGCACCAGCTCAATGAGGTTACCTTCCCCCAGTTGGGCGTGGTAAAGGTCCAGCATCAGCTTGGCGTGGGGGTGCCCGGCGGCTTCAACGAGTGCCAGCGTGTCCTTTGCGCGCGCCAGCGGGATGCCGGGGTGGTCAAGGACGGTATTGAGGTTCTCCAGGCAGAATGTCAGGCCGTGTTTTTCGCCCAGTCTGCCGAGGCGCTCCAGCGTCCGTGCGCCGGTGCTCCACATGCTGCCGGTGGAACGGAATACGGGACGCGCGGCGTGGCCGTCGATGAGTTCCGCCGGGTGCACCACCATCCGGCTGATGCCGAGTTCCAGAGCGGTGGGGATCAATGCTTCCGCGGTCCGCACCACGTCATCGGCGGAGCCGGGGTCCACCAGGCTGCCCGCGGTGTAGCCCGTCATGGAGGAAAACACCGCACCCGTTGCCTTGAGCGCAGCAATGTCCTTGGTCCGCGAATCCCACAGTTCGACGTCGAAGCCGGACTCATGGATCCGTTGCACCCGTTCCACAAAGGGAAGGTCCGTGAAGACCATTTCCGCGCAGACCGCCAGGCGCATCAGACGCCTGCCGTCTCATTGACCGCCACCGGGGCGCCGCGCTTGACCGACTCGATGCACGCCAAGGCCATGGCCAGCGCACGGCGGGCGTCCGCGGCGCCGGGCGTGAGGGTGAATCCGGACGACGACGGCGGCACGCCGTCCCGCCGTGCACGCACCGCACCGGCAAAATCAGTCAGCTCGTCCGTATAGGCCTGCCGGAACAGTTCAACGTTGAGCCGCGGAGTGTCGGCGGAGAGCCCGTCCGCCGTGTAGCGCCGGGCTGCCGTTTCGGTGGTGCGGCCGGCCTGGACCATGCCCTTGGAGCCGAAGACTTCGCCGCGGATGTCGTACCCGTACAGTGCGCTGAAGTTTGCCTCGGCCACGGCCACCGCGCCGTTGCTGTAACGTATGGTCACCACCGCGGTGTCCAGGAACCCTTCCGCGCGCAGGGTGGGCTCCACGAGGGCGTCCGCCACGGCGTAGACCTCCACCGGCTCGGCCCCCTCATTGAACCAGTTGAGGGTGTCGAAGTCGTGGATGAGGGTCTCCAGGAAGATGGTCCAGGCCGGGACCCGGGCGGCGTTCGGGATGCTTCCGTTCCCGGGATCGCGGGTCAGTGAGCGGAGCAGCTGCGGTGTTCCGGCGATGCCCGCCGCAAGGTCCTTTTTCGCGGCTTGGAAGTCGTCCGCGTAGCGCCGGTTGAAGCCAACCTGGAAATGCACGCCGGCTTCCTCAACGGCGG
Encoded proteins:
- a CDS encoding DUF559 domain-containing protein, with product MDIFDYLKQAGGVARTSQLRNAGFSKREIAKLLDHGAMQPRRGIFLAPGCNKELAAAIQHNGRLTCASAAAHYGLWQRNPPNQLHLACNHGHGAGFVRHRSIRFGGHPLLPVAGVADVVLHSLGCLPPPASTALATSAIRLHCLPVELLKQQLLADRSAPALRALRELNLRAESIVEVDAQHLFRTNGVAFEPQVFLPGIGRVDFLLSGFLIVEIDGFAFHSQRADMLRDRDRNNSSTVKGYAVLRYMPEHIWFNQERVLADIRTALALRARTAG
- a CDS encoding cupin domain-containing protein: MKALPVEPSNVPVAIGSRIRAARQSQRLTIEQVADATGLTKGFLSRVERDLTSPSVASLVTLCQVLSISIGELFAAPETHLTKRNDGPRISLGGQGIVERLLTARSERRIQIIQACIEPHGRGETELYAVDCDVDVLHVIKGKIKLILTNEEYDLSTGDTVTFPGREPHTWVNPTDQPVEVLWVLVPAASR
- a CDS encoding sodium:solute symporter, with protein sequence MDANVINIAIVVVYLLAMLAFGWWGKSRTKNNSDFLVAGRRLGPFLYTGTMAAVVLGGASTVGGVGLGYKFGISGMWLVVAIGAGVLLLSLLFAGTIQKLKIYTVSQMLTLRYGSRATEASGIVMLAYTLMLCATSTGAYATIFVVLFDWDRAMAIAVGGAIVLIYSTVGGMWSITLADQVQFIIKTVGIFFLMLPFTLNAAGGMDGIRSRVDASFFQIDGIGLQTIITYFVVYTLGLLIGQDIWQRVFTAKTAKVARWGGATAGIYCILYGVAGALIGMAASVALADIEIAAKDDVYAEVAQSLLPIGIGGLVLAAAVAAMMSTASGALIAAATVARADVLPFVASWFGKNINTEDTDNPEHDVKANRIWVLTLGIVAIVIAIITKDVVAALTIAYDILVGGLLVAILGGLVWKRGTGVAAAASMAVGSVVTLGTMIVLEINAKAPLDGIYANEPIYYGLLASAVVYIAVSLLTKPTDPQVMRNWQRRVSGQDSRETSAEAVSAP
- a CDS encoding VIT1/CCC1 transporter family protein, coding for MSQHADPYRNRAAPSESFPSDSGPAATGSSGAASDRRLVPQPTSADIRRWRQYLADERAEAAVYRDLAQNRQGEEREILLALAEAEGRHEAHWLGLLGENAGKPRPASMRSQLLGFLARHFGSVFVLALAQRAEGRSPYAKDPNATDAMAADEQIHEEVVRGLATRGRNRLAGTFRAAVFGANDGLVSNLSLVMGMAASGVASSVVLLSGIAGLLAGAMSMGAGEFISVRSQRELLAATRPTQVTLAAAPKLDIEHNELLLVYLARGMSQEAAQHRVAERMGLLSCDCDPSLSLQPELPEAEDQHEAVGTAWGAALSSFCFFASGAIVPILPFLFGMTGVAALVVAGVLVGLALLVTGGIVGLLSGTSPLTRGLRQLAIGLGAAGVTYLLGLVFGTVIH
- a CDS encoding matrixin family metalloprotease; translated protein: MDGQPPRQAGRRARTGSSGRALRFVLTGALFSAALLGAALVLDDPRIKDFLDVRLGPGVGGQEGGGGGEPQAGTAGNPGGQPAAEARTGAPPAGVEEEAAPLREPVPPAVGSDSYRFLAVNGDGSPVGYSPCRPLHYVINGDLAPAGSEYLIPDAISTISAATGITFVYDGTTTELPSPQRPPYQPDAYGERWAPLLIAWTTPEVAPQLKGKVIGTGGSTHYGYNEGPKTFVTGGLDLDAPQIADELLNPDGHLYATAVILHELSHVMGLDHVEDPTQLMYPEIGTSEGLSTGDLNGLYELGKAQCRKDL
- a CDS encoding LOG family protein, which codes for MNLSGNLGPSPRSLEVDDLAIFDRLVSGRGAELDGWHAQSLDLRGRAAAMEQVNVEGAIFLGCTFDDGMEDTLRRRGALIFPRLDAVPFNPYRAGLYSPAELYTGLADAPYEELPDAQIYQWSIQPGQRHRLDATLASALHDHAIGDALEEAIHSGPFSNRSVVGVMGGHAAQRGSADYSQAAQLGRLLARDGHVVATGGGPGAMEAANLGAYLSQADDGGLQAALAGLGAVPGFRPSVSAWARAAAAVVERYPDGTPSLGIPTWFYGHEPPNYFATHIAKYFANAIREAILLELCQGGIIFLPGAAGTVQEIFQDACENYYGAREKITPMVLVGRHHWEHQYPAWPMLRSLAAGRPMADRIFLVDTVDEAAEVLQG
- a CDS encoding GntR family transcriptional regulator; the encoded protein is MANQLNLSIDRSSPVPLYHQVVQGIEAAIHTGVLPPGSRLDNEIDLAAQLNLSRPTMRKAMDELVRSGLLVRKRGVGTQVVSSQVRRPLELSSLFDDLSNNAAKPTTDVLTFSHDEADDPTREALHLPPGAMVYHFTRLRKVGGKPLALMENWVRDDITPLTEELLGSQGLYSVLRNGGVNFRLATQRIGAVVANEYQATQLDTVPGSALVTMERTAVDDTGRNVETGHHVYRADSYSFEMTLVQR
- the iolB gene encoding 5-deoxy-glucuronate isomerase; amino-acid sequence: MTNWVYPLGSAADGGWDVSLGTSDSSLAVDGWAHTGVKVATLAAGAAIGLPAAGEERIVVPLNGSFTVTVDGEDYVLKGRASVFHGPSDVLYSGTGRAVTVSSEDGGRFAVATAPANASYPTRLVTGAETPVELRGAGNCSRQVHNFGTPAALEADRFIVCEVLTPAGNWSSYPPHKHDEEKDGETNLEEIYYFETQVAEGSAAPADADAIGYQRVYASDERPINVAAEVRTGDVVLVPYGWHGPAMAAPGYDLYYLNVMAGPGPVRQWLISDDPHHGWVRQSWDGLDVDPRLPFTA
- a CDS encoding Gfo/Idh/MocA family oxidoreductase; this translates as MHANNIATLNGALNPEGINVRLRLTDVAQDHARTVAAGLGAEFLPTVEALLASGLDGLVVATGTGTHPELIKAGVDAGIPVFCEKPVAMDVADALPVLEYIRDRQGVVQIGHQRRFDAGYLEARRAYEAGELGWIHSLRAVTCDMAPPPVEFLASSGGLFRDCSVHDFDILRWLTGREIVEVYAKGSNNGDPAIAAVGDVDTALALVTFDDGTVGTVSATRYNGAGHDVRLEIQGSRRSLLVGLDDKAALASAEPGIGFPAGEPHRTFAERFDAAYRDEMAAFVELILGRRDNPCTPEDAVAASRVADAAQESLATGVAVKVAVSVAR
- a CDS encoding TIM barrel protein; translated protein: MRLAVCAEMVFTDLPFVERVQRIHESGFDVELWDSRTKDIAALKATGAVFSSMTGYTAGSLVDPGSADDVVRTAEALIPTALELGISRMVVHPAELIDGHAARPVFRSTGSMWSTGARTLERLGRLGEKHGLTFCLENLNTVLDHPGIPLARAKDTLALVEAAGHPHAKLMLDLYHAQLGEGNLIELVRTALPYVGEIQVADVPGRCEPGTGEINYAAVAGALAEAGYEGTVGMEAWAKDDSDAALDAFRGAFNDYAAEKR